One stretch of Paramormyrops kingsleyae isolate MSU_618 chromosome 4, PKINGS_0.4, whole genome shotgun sequence DNA includes these proteins:
- the LOC111833819 gene encoding protein NLRC3-like isoform X5 → MCGSDHVRVCESHGLISDILQAQTMPADLLLRSLEELTKDELKKFKYNLIHLVNEKNQPIPRGQLEKLDRTNLADKMITSYGEAGALNVMLEVLKKMNLNNLFQKLNKDLKKRPQAGSELGDILEQRELMSSTIKCNLKQKFQCVFEGKAKGGQPTLLSEIYTELYITEGGTGGVNDEHEVRQIETAPKKRRTEDTTVKCNDIFKPLCGRETPIRTVLTKGVAGIGKTVSVQKFILDWAEGKANQDIHFIFALPFRVLNLIKDEHSLIELLHRFVPELKSLESTELSRYKVLFIFDGLDECRLPLDFQNNESWCDVTTKMSLDVLLTNLIKGNLLPSALLWITSRPAAANQIPPECIHRVTEIRGFSDAHKKEYFRRRFSDESLASRIITHVKSSKSLFIMCHIPVFCWISATVLKRLFSETDRGEIPRTLTEMYTHFLIFQTSLKNDKYMKNYETKLKEYSKEFLLKLGKLAFDNLEKGNLIFYEQDLTENDIDVTEASVYSGVCTEVFKEEYGLYQEKVYCFVHLSIQEYLAALYVFLSNSSADLLKTAVKEALKSKNGHLDLYLRFLLGLSTDSSKTLLQKLLGSTGTSSHDIKQTAQYIKEEIHENLSPERTINLFHCLNELGDNSLVEEVQRYLNSGSLSAQRVSPAQYSALAFVMLMSDEELDVFDLRKYSRSGQGHRRLLPVVKNSRMALALQHPCPKPPVSKSKGTVAMGEPIL, encoded by the exons ATGTGTGGGAGTGACCATGTGCGGGTTTGTGAGTCTCATGGACTCATCTCCGACATTCTGCAGGCCCAGACCATGCCCGCCGACCTCTTGTTGCGTTCTCTGGAGGAGCTCACGAAAGATGAGCTGAAGAAGTTTAAATATAACCTGATTCACCTGGTGAATGAAAAGAATCAGCCCATTCCCAGGGGTCAGCTGGAGAAATTGGACAGAACAAACCTCGCCGACAAGATGATAACTTCCTACGGTGAAGCTGGTGCTCTCAATGTCATGCTTGAAGTGCTAAAGAAGATGAACTTGAATAACCTTTTTCAGAAACTGAATAAAGACCTGAAGAAGC gtccccaagcaggaagTGAGCTGGGTGACATATTGGAGCAGA GGGAGCTCATGTCCAGCACGATAAAATGTAACCTGAAGCAGAAATttcagtgtgtatttgaagggaaagctaagggaggacagccaacactcctcagtgagatttacacagaactctacataactgaaggtgggactggaggagtcaatgatgaacatgaagtgagacagattgaaacagcacccaagaaaaggcgaacagaagatactacagtcaagtgcaatgatatatttaaacccttatgtgggcgtgagacacctatcagaactgtactcactaaaggggtggcaggtatcggaaaaacagtctctgtgcagaaatttattctcgactgggcagaaggaaaagcaaaccaggacattcacttcatatttgctcttcctttccgggtcctgaatttgattaaggatgaacacagtctgattgaactgcttcaccgctttgtcccagaactgaaatcacttgaatccactgagctgtctaggtacaaagtcttgttcatctttgatggtctggatgaatgtcgccttcctctcgattttcagaacaatgagagctggtGTGATGTAACAACGAAAatgtcactggatgtgctgttgactaacctcattaaggggaatctgcttccatccgctctcctctggataacctcccggccagcagcagccaatcagatacctcctgagtgcatccaccgggtgacagagatacgagggttcagtgatgcccataagaaggagtatttcaggaggaGATTCAGTGATGagagcctggccagcaggattatcacacatgtgaaatcatcaaagagcctcttcatcatgtgccacatacctgtgttctgctggatttcagccactgtgcttaagaggctttttagtgagactgacaggggagaaattccaaggactctgactgaaatgtacacacacttcctgatctttcagacaagtttaaaaaatgacaagtatatgaaaaactatGAAACCAAGCTTAAGGAATATAGCAAggaattccttttaaaacttggcaaactagcttttgacaaccttgagaaaggcaatctcatattttatgagcaagatctgacagagaatgacattgatgtcacagaggcttcagtttactctggagtgtgcacagaagtctttaaagaggagtatgggttgtatcaggagaaggtgtactgctttgtgcatctgagcatccaggagtatctcgctgctttatacgtgtttctgtcaaactcatcagctgacctgctgaagactgcagtgaaagaggcattaaagagcaagaatggacacttggacctctacctccgcttcctcctgggcctctcaacCGACTCCAGTAAGACTCTGTTACAAAAACTACTGGGATCAACAGGAACCAGCTCACATGACATTAAGCAAACAGCCCAGTACATCAAGGAGGAAATACATgagaatttatctccagaaaggaccatcaacctgttccactgtctgaatgaactgggtgacaattcactagtagaggaagtacaaagatacctgaattcaggaagcctttcagcaCAACGCgtctcacctgcacagtactcagctctggcctttgtgatgctgatgtcagatgaggagctggatgtgtttgatctgaggAAATACAGCAGATCAGGTCAAGGGCACAGGAGGCTGCTCCCTGTGGTCAAGAACTCCAGGATGGCTCT tgctttacagcatccctgcccaaagcccccagtgagcaagtcAAAGGGAACAGTGGCAatgggggagcccatcctctag